In Mycobacterium tuberculosis H37Rv, a single window of DNA contains:
- the narI gene encoding nitrate reductase subunit gamma, with protein MAVLDLVEIFWDAAPYVVVAIAVVGTWWRYRYDKFGWTTRSSQLYESRLLSIGSPMFHFGSLLVIMGHVMGLFIPDSWTRAFGMSDHLYHLQALLLGAPAGFATLLGIGLLIYRRRIQTPVWLATTRNDKLMYLVLVCAIVAGLACTLMGATHEGDMHDYRRSVSVWFRSIWMLAPRGDLMAQATLYYQVHVLIALALFALWPFTRLVHAFSAPIAYLFRPYIVYRSREVAAKHELIGSAPRRRGW; from the coding sequence TTGGCCGTCTTGGACTTGGTTGAGATCTTCTGGGATGCCGCGCCTTACGTCGTTGTGGCGATCGCGGTGGTCGGCACCTGGTGGCGGTATCGCTACGACAAGTTCGGCTGGACCACACGCTCGTCGCAGCTCTACGAGTCGCGGTTGCTGTCGATCGGCAGCCCGATGTTCCATTTCGGCAGCTTGCTGGTGATCATGGGCCACGTGATGGGCCTGTTCATTCCGGATTCCTGGACCAGAGCGTTCGGCATGAGCGATCACCTGTACCATCTGCAGGCGCTGCTGCTTGGCGCGCCCGCCGGTTTCGCCACTCTGCTCGGTATCGGGTTGCTGATCTATCGGCGGCGCATCCAGACACCGGTGTGGCTGGCTACCACTCGGAATGACAAGCTGATGTACCTGGTGCTGGTGTGCGCGATCGTGGCTGGCCTGGCATGCACGCTGATGGGCGCCACCCATGAGGGCGATATGCACGATTACCGGCGCTCGGTGTCGGTCTGGTTCCGCTCGATCTGGATGCTAGCGCCGCGTGGCGATCTGATGGCCCAGGCGACGCTGTACTACCAGGTGCATGTGCTGATCGCGCTCGCGCTGTTTGCGCTCTGGCCGTTTACCCGATTGGTGCACGCGTTCAGCGCGCCGATCGCCTACCTGTTCCGGCCCTACATCGTGTACCGCAGCCGCGAGGTGGCGGCCAAGCACGAATTGATCGGTTCCGCGCCGCGTCGTCGTGGGTGGTAG
- the narJ gene encoding nitrate reductase subunit delta — protein sequence MWQSASLLLAYPDDGLAERLHMVDALRAHQTGPAAALLGRTVAELRALAPMAAAAQYVETFDMRRRSTMYLTYWTAGDTRNRGREMLAFATAYRDAGVKPPRTEAPDYLPVVLEFAATVDPEAGRRLLTEHRVPIDVLRGALADAKSPYEYTVAAICETLPAATNQEVRRAQRLAQSGPPAEAVGLQPFTLTVPPKRAEGA from the coding sequence GTGTGGCAGTCGGCCTCGCTACTGCTGGCCTATCCGGATGACGGGCTGGCCGAGCGGCTGCACATGGTCGATGCGCTGCGCGCCCACCAAACGGGCCCGGCGGCGGCGCTGCTAGGGCGAACGGTAGCGGAGTTGCGTGCCCTGGCGCCGATGGCCGCGGCGGCGCAGTACGTCGAGACCTTCGATATGCGACGCCGATCCACGATGTATCTGACGTACTGGACCGCCGGGGACACCCGCAACCGCGGCCGGGAGATGCTGGCGTTCGCCACCGCCTATCGAGACGCCGGCGTCAAGCCGCCGCGTACCGAGGCGCCCGACTACCTGCCCGTCGTGCTCGAGTTCGCCGCCACCGTCGACCCCGAGGCCGGACGTCGGCTGCTGACCGAGCACCGTGTGCCGATCGACGTGTTGCGCGGCGCGCTGGCCGACGCCAAGTCACCCTATGAGTACACCGTGGCGGCGATCTGCGAGACACTGCCCGCTGCCACCAACCAGGAAGTGCGTCGGGCACAACGCCTAGCTCAGTCGGGGCCGCCCGCGGAAGCCGTTGGTTTGCAACCGTTTACCTTGACCGTCCCGCCCAAGCGCGCCGAGGGGGCCTGA
- the narH gene encoding nitrate reductase subunit beta, whose protein sequence is MKVMAQMAMVMNLDKCIGCHTCSVTCKQAWTNRSGTEYVWFNNVETRPGVGYPRTYEDQERWRGGWVRDKKGRLRLRDGGRIHKLLRIFANPKLPTIGDYYEPWTYDYENLTSAPAGDTFPTAAPRSLISGNPMKVSWGSNWDDNLAGSPEIVPNDPVLKKVNQVNQEVKLKLEETFMFYLPRICEHCLNPSCVASCPSGAMYKRTEDGIVLVDQDRCRGWRMCVSGCPYKKVYFNHKTGKAEKCTLCYPRIEVGLPTVCSETCVGRLRYLGLVLYDVDQVLQAASVESDTDLYEAQRRILLDPHDPRVIAGARAEGIADEWIEAAQRSPVYALINTYRVALPLHPEYRTMPMVWYIPPLSPVVDAVSRDGHDGEDLGNLFGALDALRIPIAYLAELFTAGDTEVVAGVLRRLAAMRCYMRDINLGRETQPHIPESVGMTEEQIYQMYRLLAVAKYEERYVIPTSYAGELPAAAMTDDMGCSLSVDGGPGMYESGPFGQGSPTPVPIAVESFHALQHAGSAATGGAGRSRVNLLNWDPNGAAAGLFPEPQPSKDVVQR, encoded by the coding sequence ATGAAGGTCATGGCGCAGATGGCGATGGTGATGAACCTCGACAAATGCATTGGTTGCCATACCTGCTCGGTGACCTGCAAGCAGGCCTGGACCAATCGCTCGGGAACCGAGTACGTGTGGTTCAACAATGTCGAAACCCGTCCGGGTGTGGGCTACCCGCGCACCTACGAGGATCAGGAGCGGTGGCGCGGGGGGTGGGTGCGCGACAAGAAGGGCCGGCTGCGGCTGCGCGACGGCGGCCGGATCCATAAGCTGTTGCGCATCTTTGCCAACCCCAAGCTGCCCACTATCGGCGACTACTACGAGCCGTGGACCTATGACTACGAAAACCTGACATCGGCGCCGGCGGGTGACACCTTTCCGACCGCGGCGCCGCGAAGCCTGATCAGCGGCAATCCGATGAAGGTGTCGTGGGGATCCAACTGGGACGACAACCTGGCCGGGTCGCCAGAGATCGTGCCGAACGACCCGGTGCTAAAGAAGGTCAACCAAGTCAACCAAGAGGTCAAGCTGAAGCTTGAAGAGACCTTCATGTTTTACCTGCCGCGGATCTGCGAGCACTGCCTGAACCCGTCGTGTGTGGCGTCGTGTCCGTCGGGGGCGATGTACAAGCGCACCGAGGACGGCATCGTGCTCGTCGACCAGGACCGCTGCCGCGGCTGGCGGATGTGTGTGTCCGGGTGCCCATACAAGAAGGTGTATTTCAACCACAAGACCGGCAAGGCCGAAAAGTGCACCCTGTGCTATCCGCGCATCGAGGTGGGGTTGCCGACGGTGTGCTCGGAAACGTGTGTGGGGCGGCTGCGCTATCTGGGTCTGGTGCTCTATGACGTCGATCAGGTGCTGCAGGCCGCGTCGGTGGAAAGCGACACCGACCTCTACGAGGCGCAGCGCCGGATCCTGCTGGACCCGCACGATCCGCGGGTGATCGCCGGGGCGCGCGCGGAAGGCATCGCCGACGAGTGGATCGAGGCCGCCCAGCGGTCCCCGGTGTACGCGTTGATCAACACCTACCGGGTGGCGCTGCCGCTACATCCAGAGTACCGGACCATGCCGATGGTCTGGTACATCCCGCCGCTGTCGCCGGTGGTCGACGCGGTCAGCCGCGACGGGCACGACGGGGAGGACCTGGGCAATTTGTTCGGCGCGCTGGACGCACTGCGGATTCCGATTGCCTATCTGGCCGAGCTGTTCACCGCGGGCGACACCGAGGTGGTCGCGGGCGTGTTGCGGCGGCTGGCGGCGATGCGCTGCTACATGCGCGACATCAACCTGGGCCGGGAGACCCAGCCCCACATCCCGGAATCGGTCGGGATGACCGAGGAGCAGATCTACCAGATGTACCGACTGTTGGCTGTGGCGAAATATGAAGAGCGCTATGTCATTCCGACGTCGTACGCGGGGGAGCTGCCGGCCGCGGCGATGACCGACGATATGGGGTGCTCGTTGTCGGTCGACGGCGGACCGGGAATGTACGAGTCCGGTCCGTTCGGGCAGGGCAGCCCTACTCCGGTGCCAATCGCCGTGGAGAGCTTCCACGCTCTGCAGCATGCCGGTAGCGCGGCCACCGGCGGCGCTGGCCGATCCCGGGTCAACCTGCTCAACTGGGACCCCAACGGCGCAGCGGCGGGGCTCTTCCCGGAGCCTCAGCCCAGCAAGGATGTGGTCCAGCGATGA